A genomic region of Runella rosea contains the following coding sequences:
- a CDS encoding META domain-containing protein, producing the protein MKTFYSILLVGCLFVFAYDLQAQRLRAGFDKAEYIEMLKISARFGAPDYVAAFPAPTNYKSVYRAPIVGLDNTWDLWTHNDNTIAVVSIRGTTEKEVSWLANFYAAMVPAKGELQLNQSETFKYELSSDPKAAVHVGWLLGTATMSKDILSKIDSCYKKGIKDVIIMGHSQGGAIAYLLTAYVYSLQKQKAIPADIRFKTYCSASPKPGNLYFAYEYESLTQNGWAYNVVNSADWVPEVPISIQTIDDFNVTNPFVGAKGIIKKQKFPKNLALKYAYNQLSKPTYKANKNYQKYLGKMASTIVSKNMTGFTPPPAYYNSNHYVRTGNTIVLKADEDYYQRFPESKEKIFAHHFHPPYLYLTEKLNTNNESMTTASPLDGTWELNYIAGAAVPFDSLYPNKKPMMIFDGANGQVSGSTGCNRFSGKLNADGNKLNFNSPMALTKMFCPGEGENRFLETLKKVNTYSINENTLTFITGDIAVMRFVKK; encoded by the coding sequence ATGAAAACTTTTTATTCTATTCTTCTCGTTGGATGTTTGTTTGTATTCGCTTATGACCTTCAGGCGCAGCGCCTTCGAGCTGGTTTTGACAAAGCAGAATACATCGAAATGCTGAAAATTTCGGCTCGGTTTGGCGCTCCTGACTACGTTGCGGCTTTTCCTGCGCCTACCAATTACAAATCGGTGTACCGTGCGCCCATTGTTGGGCTGGACAATACGTGGGACTTATGGACTCACAACGATAATACCATTGCCGTCGTCAGTATTCGGGGAACGACCGAAAAAGAGGTGAGTTGGCTGGCGAATTTCTACGCCGCCATGGTCCCCGCCAAGGGGGAATTGCAATTGAACCAAAGCGAGACTTTCAAATACGAACTTTCGTCAGATCCCAAAGCCGCCGTACATGTAGGTTGGTTGCTTGGTACGGCCACGATGTCGAAGGATATTTTGTCAAAAATAGATTCCTGCTACAAAAAAGGCATCAAAGATGTCATCATCATGGGGCATAGTCAGGGGGGAGCCATTGCGTATTTATTGACGGCTTACGTTTACAGCCTGCAAAAACAAAAGGCAATTCCTGCCGACATTCGCTTCAAAACCTATTGCAGTGCTTCGCCCAAGCCCGGAAATCTCTATTTTGCGTATGAGTATGAGTCGTTGACCCAAAACGGCTGGGCGTATAACGTCGTCAATTCGGCGGACTGGGTGCCTGAAGTTCCCATTTCTATTCAGACCATTGATGATTTTAACGTGACGAATCCGTTTGTGGGGGCCAAGGGCATTATCAAAAAGCAAAAATTCCCCAAAAACCTCGCCCTCAAATATGCGTATAATCAGCTCAGTAAGCCGACGTATAAGGCCAATAAAAACTACCAAAAATACCTCGGAAAAATGGCCTCGACCATTGTAAGCAAAAACATGACGGGCTTCACTCCGCCGCCCGCGTATTACAACAGCAACCACTATGTACGCACAGGAAATACGATTGTGTTGAAGGCCGACGAGGACTATTATCAACGCTTCCCCGAAAGCAAAGAGAAAATTTTTGCGCACCATTTCCACCCGCCGTACCTGTATTTAACCGAAAAACTTAACACAAATAACGAAAGTATGACAACCGCGTCACCCCTTGACGGAACTTGGGAACTCAATTATATTGCAGGGGCGGCGGTGCCTTTTGATAGCCTGTATCCCAACAAAAAACCAATGATGATATTTGACGGAGCCAACGGCCAAGTAAGCGGAAGCACAGGCTGTAACCGTTTTTCGGGTAAACTCAACGCCGACGGCAACAAACTCAATTTCAATTCACCCATGGCTTTGACCAAGATGTTTTGCCCTGGTGAGGGCGAAAATCGGTTTCTGGAAACATTGAAAAAAGTAAATACGTACTCCATCAATGAAAATACGCTGACATTTATCACGGGCGATATTGCCGTGATGCGGTTTGTGAAGAAGTAG
- a CDS encoding AI-2E family transporter — MHTSSLSKTLQVLAVFFLVIAGLYFAKPFLVPLALACIISMLMLPLGRWMEKKGVGRGLATFLCLLFSVVVVIGVIGVLSWQIASFVDDLPKMQQYIGELEKKLQETLSNQFGLSPQKQKELLKQQQSSGVGNAGKMVLSVMSSSTSLLVDMVLVLVYTFLLMYSRTHLKQFMLKMVPVDQKTKGNKIISDASHVAQQYLLGLAMMIAMLWVMYGVGFSIIGVKNALFFAMICGLFEIVPFVGNITGTTLTVIGALSQGGDSGMVLGIVLTYGTVQFLQTYILEPLVVGAQVKINPLFTIISIVVGELVWGVAGMVMAIPLVGIAKVIFDNIEPLQPYGFLIGEEKKKGKSSFIDTIKARVKKS, encoded by the coding sequence ATGCACACCTCGTCGCTTTCTAAAACCCTTCAAGTACTTGCCGTTTTCTTTCTGGTCATCGCTGGCTTGTACTTTGCCAAACCTTTTTTGGTGCCCTTGGCGCTTGCCTGCATTATTTCGATGCTGATGTTGCCGCTGGGCCGTTGGATGGAAAAGAAAGGAGTAGGTCGTGGGTTGGCAACCTTTCTCTGCCTTCTTTTTTCGGTTGTCGTGGTGATTGGAGTTATTGGGGTACTTTCATGGCAAATTGCCAGTTTTGTCGATGACCTCCCAAAAATGCAGCAGTACATCGGGGAGCTAGAGAAGAAGCTGCAAGAGACATTGAGTAATCAATTCGGGCTCTCTCCTCAAAAACAAAAAGAATTGCTAAAGCAGCAGCAATCGTCGGGGGTGGGCAATGCTGGAAAAATGGTGTTGTCGGTCATGAGCTCGTCTACGAGTCTGTTGGTGGACATGGTATTGGTGCTGGTTTATACTTTTTTGTTGATGTATTCTCGCACGCACCTGAAGCAATTCATGCTAAAAATGGTGCCCGTTGACCAAAAAACAAAAGGCAATAAAATCATCAGCGATGCGTCGCACGTGGCTCAACAATATCTCTTGGGACTGGCCATGATGATTGCCATGCTTTGGGTGATGTACGGCGTCGGATTTTCGATAATCGGCGTAAAAAATGCGCTCTTTTTTGCCATGATTTGCGGCTTGTTTGAAATAGTACCTTTTGTGGGCAACATTACAGGCACCACGCTGACCGTCATTGGCGCACTCTCGCAGGGGGGTGATTCGGGAATGGTGCTCGGGATTGTACTTACTTACGGAACGGTTCAATTTCTGCAAACCTATATTTTAGAACCTTTGGTGGTGGGAGCGCAAGTCAAGATTAATCCATTGTTTACCATTATTTCTATCGTGGTTGGGGAGCTTGTTTGGGGGGTAGCAGGAATGGTGATGGCGATACCGTTGGTGGGCATTGCCAAGGTGATTTTTGATAATATTGAGCCCTTGCAACCCTATGGTTTTTTGATTGGCGAAGAAAAGAAAAAGGGAAAAAGCAGCTTTATAGATACGATTAAAGCGCGGGTAAAAAAATCGTGA
- the pbfA gene encoding (R)-1-hydroxy-2-aminoethylphosphonate ammonia-lyase yields MSPENLISEDQGDINSSEQRHLYTQSLDAQTLHWLEEDAKYFFHQALSTPVMNVLSKTEGAYIYDLNGKKYLDMHGNGVHNAGFNNPAVVEAMIRQMSEALAFTPRRYTNIPAIQLAKKLTEITPAGLDRVLFCPGGSEAIEMAVMLAKQITGKWKTISFWDAYHGTGFQSGAVSGQAHFLKGNGPMVPGALHAEFPNYYRNPWKWDDTDAIDEEYLRQIKLIIRNEPDIAAIVAEPISSTPVVPSQNYWQEIRSLCDREGIFLIFDEIIEGLGRTGKMFASEHYVTPDVLVLGKSLGGGMVPFAGIVSKSEYNVLQDSSIGHFTHEKNPLCCAAGLAEIEFIEEHRLVENAATKGEYLMNAFREMQEKYPLIGNVAGKGFHIGIDLVKDRKTKERAYEEAERIMYRCMERGLAFKIIEGNVITLRPSLILTQDQCDFIIDTIEEALREETK; encoded by the coding sequence ATGTCCCCCGAAAACCTAATCTCCGAAGACCAAGGCGATATTAATTCTTCCGAGCAACGCCATTTGTATACGCAATCGTTGGATGCCCAAACCCTGCATTGGCTGGAAGAAGATGCCAAATATTTCTTTCATCAGGCGCTTTCTACGCCCGTCATGAACGTGCTTTCCAAGACCGAAGGCGCGTATATCTATGACCTCAACGGCAAAAAATACTTAGATATGCACGGCAACGGTGTCCACAATGCGGGCTTTAACAATCCTGCGGTGGTGGAAGCGATGATTCGTCAAATGTCGGAAGCCTTGGCTTTTACGCCCAGAAGATATACCAATATCCCTGCCATTCAATTGGCAAAAAAACTGACCGAAATTACACCTGCTGGACTAGATCGGGTGCTTTTTTGCCCGGGTGGCTCAGAAGCCATCGAAATGGCGGTGATGCTTGCGAAGCAAATCACGGGCAAGTGGAAAACGATTTCGTTTTGGGATGCCTACCACGGCACGGGTTTCCAATCTGGTGCCGTGAGCGGACAGGCACATTTTCTGAAAGGCAACGGGCCGATGGTGCCTGGGGCGCTGCACGCGGAGTTTCCCAACTACTACCGCAATCCGTGGAAATGGGACGATACCGACGCCATCGACGAAGAATACCTGCGCCAAATCAAACTTATCATCCGCAACGAGCCTGATATCGCGGCTATTGTGGCCGAGCCGATCTCATCCACGCCCGTGGTGCCGTCTCAAAACTATTGGCAAGAAATCCGCAGCCTTTGCGACCGTGAAGGAATCTTCCTGATTTTTGACGAAATCATTGAAGGTTTGGGGCGTACGGGAAAAATGTTCGCCAGTGAACATTACGTTACGCCCGACGTATTGGTACTGGGCAAATCGTTGGGTGGTGGTATGGTACCGTTTGCAGGAATTGTTTCTAAATCTGAATATAACGTCTTACAAGATAGCTCTATCGGTCATTTTACGCACGAGAAAAATCCGCTTTGCTGCGCGGCGGGATTGGCCGAAATCGAATTTATTGAAGAACATCGCCTCGTTGAGAATGCCGCTACCAAAGGCGAATATTTAATGAATGCGTTTCGAGAAATGCAGGAAAAATACCCACTCATCGGCAACGTGGCGGGCAAAGGATTTCACATCGGCATCGACCTTGTCAAAGACCGCAAAACCAAAGAGCGGGCCTACGAAGAAGCCGAGCGCATCATGTATCGCTGTATGGAACGTGGGCTGGCCTTTAAAATCATCGAAGGCAATGTCATCACGCTGCGCCCGTCTCTGATTCTAACGCAGGACCAGTGCGATTTTATCATTGATACCATCGAAGAAGCCTTGCGCGAAGAAACAAAATAG
- a CDS encoding carbon-nitrogen hydrolase family protein produces the protein MQHKKVKVGVVQATPALFDVEKTVQLVIEWVEKGAAAGCELLLFPESFIPCYPRGLDFDSIVGRRTEKSRNQWLEYWENSLETNSQYVEQISEAIRRAGIFVALGVTERESVGGSLHCALLYFDKQGNLIGKHRKLKPTGLERYIWAESDGSTLVSFDTEIGKIGGLICWENYMPLARMSMYQRGVEIYLAPTADSRESWQSTMQHIALEGRCFVLACNQFVQKSDYPEHFQADLTDEPEIMSSGGSVIISPLGEVLAGPLWNEEGLLTAELDFSVLAKSKLDFDVVGHYSRNDVFKLEVVGQPDMLKVK, from the coding sequence ATGCAACACAAAAAAGTAAAAGTGGGCGTGGTGCAGGCCACGCCTGCGTTGTTTGACGTTGAGAAAACCGTTCAACTCGTCATTGAGTGGGTAGAAAAAGGAGCCGCCGCAGGCTGTGAGCTGTTGCTTTTTCCTGAATCTTTTATTCCCTGTTATCCGCGTGGGTTAGACTTTGATTCCATCGTGGGACGCCGTACCGAAAAAAGTCGGAATCAATGGTTGGAGTATTGGGAAAATAGTTTAGAAACAAATTCTCAATACGTTGAACAAATCAGTGAAGCCATCCGCCGAGCAGGCATTTTTGTGGCTTTAGGCGTTACCGAGCGCGAAAGCGTGGGTGGGTCTTTGCATTGTGCGTTGCTGTATTTTGACAAACAAGGCAATCTCATCGGCAAGCATCGTAAACTTAAGCCTACGGGTTTGGAACGCTACATTTGGGCCGAAAGCGACGGCAGTACATTGGTCAGTTTTGATACTGAAATCGGTAAAATAGGAGGGTTGATTTGTTGGGAAAATTACATGCCGTTGGCGCGGATGTCGATGTACCAACGCGGCGTGGAAATTTACCTCGCTCCAACGGCCGATTCCCGCGAATCGTGGCAATCGACCATGCAGCACATTGCGCTGGAAGGCCGCTGTTTTGTACTAGCGTGTAACCAGTTTGTTCAAAAATCCGATTATCCCGAACATTTTCAGGCAGATTTGACCGATGAGCCTGAAATTATGAGCAGTGGCGGTAGCGTCATTATTTCACCGTTGGGTGAGGTCTTAGCGGGGCCGCTGTGGAACGAAGAAGGTTTACTCACTGCCGAATTGGACTTTTCAGTTTTGGCCAAAAGCAAACTGGATTTTGACGTCGTAGGGCATTATTCCCGAAACGATGTGTTTAAACTCGAAGTGGTGGGGCAACCGGACATGTTGAAAGTGAAGTGA
- the purB gene encoding adenylosuccinate lyase: MQLNSLTAISPVDGRYRRQVEKLAPYFSEFGLIRYRILIEVEYFISLCELPLPQLKDFDKVHYSDLRALYGEFSEKDALMIKEIESVTNHDVKAVEYFIKEKLKDKKLEQFLEFIHFGLTSQDINNTSIPLSLKDALKAEIVPMFDEVLAKLKALAEEWKHIPMLARTHGQPASPTRLGKEFGVFAERLEKQLQMLQAVPFAAKFGGATGNFNAHHVAYPDIDWVAFGNHFVNDHLGLSRSQLTTQIEHYDMLAALMDTFKRLNTILIDLDRDIWTYVSMEYFKQKIKAGEIGSSAMPHKVNPIDFENSEGNLGIANALFEHLSAKLPISRLQRDLTDSTVLRNLGVPLAHTVIALKALMRGLGKLELNERAFYADLENNWAVVAEAIQTVLRREAYPQPYEALKNLTRKNEKITANAIAEFIDGLDVSDEIKEELRAISPFSYTGV; the protein is encoded by the coding sequence ATGCAATTAAATTCCCTGACAGCTATCTCTCCCGTAGACGGGCGCTACCGTCGGCAAGTTGAAAAACTCGCGCCTTATTTTTCCGAATTTGGACTGATTCGCTACCGCATCCTGATCGAAGTGGAATATTTTATTTCTCTCTGTGAATTGCCGTTACCGCAATTGAAAGACTTCGACAAAGTGCATTATTCCGACTTGCGCGCCTTGTACGGCGAGTTTTCGGAGAAAGACGCGCTGATGATCAAAGAGATTGAATCGGTGACCAACCACGACGTGAAAGCGGTGGAGTATTTCATCAAGGAAAAGCTGAAAGACAAGAAATTAGAACAGTTTTTGGAATTTATCCACTTCGGATTGACTTCCCAAGATATTAACAATACCTCCATTCCGTTGTCGCTCAAAGACGCCCTCAAAGCTGAAATTGTACCGATGTTTGATGAAGTGTTGGCTAAATTAAAAGCCTTGGCAGAGGAGTGGAAACACATTCCGATGCTGGCCCGCACGCACGGGCAACCTGCCTCACCGACGCGGTTGGGGAAAGAATTTGGGGTATTTGCCGAACGCCTTGAAAAACAATTACAAATGCTTCAAGCCGTGCCCTTTGCGGCAAAATTTGGCGGAGCAACGGGCAATTTCAACGCCCACCACGTGGCTTATCCCGACATTGACTGGGTGGCTTTTGGCAATCATTTTGTCAACGACCACTTGGGCCTTTCGCGGAGTCAATTGACCACGCAGATTGAACATTATGACATGCTAGCGGCGCTTATGGATACCTTCAAGCGCCTGAATACCATCCTGATAGACCTCGACCGTGACATTTGGACGTACGTGTCGATGGAGTATTTTAAACAAAAAATCAAAGCGGGAGAAATCGGCTCATCGGCCATGCCGCACAAAGTAAATCCGATTGATTTTGAAAATTCAGAAGGAAATCTGGGCATCGCAAATGCCCTTTTTGAACACTTATCGGCCAAACTTCCTATTTCTCGCCTTCAACGTGATTTGACGGACTCAACCGTCCTCCGAAACTTAGGCGTTCCGTTGGCGCATACCGTGATTGCCTTGAAAGCCTTGATGCGAGGATTAGGCAAACTGGAACTAAACGAGCGCGCTTTTTACGCCGATTTGGAAAACAACTGGGCCGTGGTAGCCGAAGCGATTCAGACCGTTTTGCGCCGCGAAGCCTACCCGCAGCCCTACGAAGCCTTGAAAAACCTTACCCGCAAAAACGAAAAAATCACGGCCAACGCCATCGCCGAATTCATCGATGGTTTGGATGTTTCGGACGAAATCAAAGAAGAATTAAGAGCTATTTCGCCGTTTAGTTATACGGGGGTGTAG
- a CDS encoding pyrroloquinoline quinone-dependent dehydrogenase, which yields MKIVPLFAFLAVITAMLSAPNLAENGENWPEYNGNGARNHYSPLAQINAENVSQLKVAWTYASGGADTIGHRTQMQCNPIIVDGILYGVSANTQVFALDAANGNPIWKSKVTETEGTTSRGVTYWREGEEKIIFFGAGKWLYAFDALRGKPITSFGQNGRINLKEGLERPGADEYVVANTPNVIFKNLLIVGVRVSESETALLGDIRAYDVRTGKKVWTFRTIPQMGELGADTWPANSRQNIGGANAWAGMAIDRERGIVYAPTGSAAFDFYGGNRKGDNLFANCLLALDANTGKRLWHYQLVRHDIWDRDPPAPPNLLTVMHNGPDGRPRKVDAVAQITKQGYIFVFDRVTGKPLFPIEDRKYSYDAVPGEFPAASQPIPVKPTYFARQRFVEQDLNSFVADRDSILGLIRKSRTGGPYIPIGKETTIFFPGTDGGGQWGGAAADPQGILYIPSKEIPVYTSLVIKSQETNGGFVTGAQLYKQNCAACHGTDRRGNHDGSYPSLVNINKRLTADALNKLIPKGRGMMPPFAHLSVAERQAIVDFVFQKESDKQVVSSKSGALPYQHTGYNRWYDRNGYPINQPPWGTLTATDLNTGERLWQVPLGEYPELTAKGIPITGTDNYGGPLVTASDLLFIAATRDERLRVFDKKTGKQLWQTQLPAAGYASPSTYSIAGKQYVVIACGGGKLKTKSGDKYVAFALP from the coding sequence ATGAAAATAGTACCTCTTTTTGCCTTTTTAGCGGTCATTACGGCCATGCTCAGCGCGCCCAACCTTGCCGAAAATGGAGAAAATTGGCCCGAATACAACGGAAATGGTGCCCGCAATCATTATTCTCCCTTAGCCCAAATCAATGCCGAAAATGTTTCGCAGCTCAAAGTGGCTTGGACGTACGCCTCGGGAGGGGCGGATACCATTGGGCACCGTACCCAAATGCAGTGTAATCCGATTATTGTCGACGGAATTTTATACGGCGTTTCGGCCAATACCCAAGTGTTTGCGCTCGATGCCGCCAACGGAAATCCCATCTGGAAATCCAAAGTGACCGAAACCGAAGGTACTACCAGTCGCGGGGTGACCTATTGGCGCGAAGGAGAAGAAAAAATCATCTTTTTTGGGGCGGGAAAATGGCTGTATGCCTTTGATGCCTTGCGGGGAAAACCCATTACCTCATTTGGCCAAAATGGACGAATCAACTTAAAAGAAGGCCTCGAACGCCCGGGCGCTGATGAGTACGTGGTGGCCAATACGCCCAACGTTATCTTTAAAAATTTGCTCATTGTCGGAGTTCGGGTTTCGGAAAGTGAAACGGCGCTTCTGGGCGACATCCGAGCGTATGATGTGCGGACGGGTAAAAAAGTGTGGACGTTTCGTACCATTCCTCAAATGGGTGAGTTGGGTGCGGATACGTGGCCGGCCAATTCGCGGCAAAACATTGGTGGTGCCAATGCATGGGCAGGCATGGCCATCGACCGGGAGCGGGGCATCGTGTATGCACCGACTGGCTCGGCAGCGTTTGATTTTTATGGCGGAAACCGCAAAGGAGATAATCTTTTTGCCAACTGTCTTTTGGCCCTTGATGCCAACACGGGCAAGCGACTTTGGCACTATCAACTCGTCAGACACGATATTTGGGACCGCGACCCGCCTGCTCCGCCAAACTTGCTTACGGTGATGCACAACGGCCCCGACGGTCGGCCCCGAAAAGTGGACGCAGTGGCGCAAATTACGAAGCAGGGCTACATTTTTGTCTTTGACCGCGTGACGGGAAAACCGCTGTTTCCCATCGAAGATAGAAAATATTCCTATGATGCTGTACCTGGGGAATTTCCCGCTGCGTCGCAGCCGATACCAGTCAAGCCTACGTATTTTGCAAGGCAGCGATTTGTGGAACAAGACCTAAATTCATTCGTGGCCGACCGCGATTCGATTCTGGGATTGATTCGCAAATCACGCACTGGCGGCCCGTACATTCCCATTGGAAAAGAAACGACGATTTTCTTTCCGGGCACCGATGGCGGCGGGCAATGGGGTGGGGCGGCGGCCGATCCGCAGGGGATTTTATACATTCCTTCCAAAGAAATTCCGGTGTATACCTCGCTGGTAATCAAAAGTCAAGAAACAAACGGGGGATTTGTCACGGGAGCCCAATTGTATAAGCAAAATTGTGCGGCTTGTCACGGAACAGACCGACGTGGCAATCATGATGGTTCGTATCCATCATTGGTGAATATCAACAAGCGACTTACGGCCGATGCCCTCAACAAGCTGATTCCTAAAGGGCGCGGCATGATGCCACCCTTTGCGCACCTTTCGGTGGCTGAGCGCCAAGCCATTGTTGATTTTGTTTTTCAGAAAGAGTCAGATAAACAGGTAGTTAGTTCAAAAAGTGGCGCATTGCCGTATCAGCATACTGGCTATAATCGTTGGTACGACCGCAATGGTTATCCCATCAATCAGCCGCCGTGGGGAACCTTGACCGCCACCGATTTAAACACGGGCGAGCGATTGTGGCAAGTTCCTTTGGGCGAATATCCTGAATTGACAGCCAAAGGAATCCCCATTACGGGCACCGACAACTACGGCGGGCCCCTAGTAACAGCCAGCGACTTGCTCTTCATTGCGGCTACCCGTGATGAGCGATTACGGGTATTTGACAAAAAGACGGGAAAACAACTCTGGCAAACCCAACTTCCTGCGGCGGGTTATGCGTCGCCAAGTACCTATTCGATTGCGGGCAAGCAGTACGTAGTCATTGCGTGCGGTGGTGGAAAACTAAAAACCAAATCAGGCGATAAATACGTAGCTTTTGCATTGCCATAA
- a CDS encoding MIP/aquaporin family protein yields MTPSPFLGELLGTLVLILLGNGVVANVVLKNTKGHNGGWIVITAGWAFAVTIGIFVAKAFGGYDAHLNPAVTIGFAVAQNEYGKVVDYVSAQMIGAFLGGTLVWLYHLPQYAKTEDKGAKLATFATDPAIRASGSNFFSEVIGTIVLLMGIKGIGAVTTGLGPFAVGILVWAIGLSLGGTTGYAINPARDLGPRIAHAILPIVGKGDSDWKYAWVPVAGPVTGAIIAGLLFL; encoded by the coding sequence ATGACACCTTCTCCTTTTTTGGGCGAATTGCTCGGTACACTCGTTTTGATTTTATTAGGCAACGGTGTGGTTGCCAATGTCGTTTTGAAAAATACCAAAGGCCACAACGGCGGTTGGATTGTCATTACTGCTGGTTGGGCGTTTGCGGTCACCATCGGTATTTTTGTGGCGAAAGCCTTTGGAGGTTATGATGCCCACCTCAACCCCGCCGTCACGATTGGTTTTGCTGTGGCGCAAAACGAATACGGAAAAGTAGTGGATTATGTGAGCGCTCAGATGATTGGGGCTTTTCTGGGGGGTACTTTAGTGTGGTTGTATCACTTGCCGCAATACGCCAAAACGGAAGATAAAGGAGCTAAGTTGGCCACTTTTGCCACCGACCCCGCCATTCGTGCTTCAGGTTCCAATTTTTTTAGTGAAGTGATCGGCACCATCGTTTTATTGATGGGAATCAAAGGAATTGGTGCCGTTACGACGGGTTTGGGGCCATTTGCCGTTGGCATTTTGGTGTGGGCCATTGGGCTTTCTTTGGGCGGAACCACGGGGTATGCCATCAACCCTGCCCGCGATTTAGGGCCGCGCATTGCGCACGCTATTCTGCCCATCGTCGGCAAAGGTGATTCAGATTGGAAATACGCATGGGTGCCTGTGGCTGGGCCAGTTACGGGCGCTATTATCGCTGGACTTTTATTTTTGTAA
- a CDS encoding tetratricopeptide repeat protein: MKHLLLILLSSLIFGLQSCSFSSEDKFEKGKTLMKEGKFREALTFLNGAIESDNGNYEALNARGVVYYELKEYQNALLDYDQALKLKPDYYRPYYNRALLKVAQNDGDGALKDYAEAVRLDPKNAEIFVNRGQLLAALAQPDAALRDFEQATVLDSTNALAWYNRGNVLFQREEFKGAIENFEKAVRSDAKFGKAFHALGVAQILENQKEVGCLNLKQAERLKYPAAKASIEQYCK, encoded by the coding sequence ATGAAACACCTACTTCTAATTCTTTTAAGCAGCTTGATTTTCGGTCTTCAATCGTGCAGTTTTTCGTCAGAAGATAAATTTGAAAAAGGAAAAACCCTGATGAAAGAGGGGAAATTTCGCGAAGCGCTGACGTTTCTAAACGGAGCCATTGAAAGCGATAACGGTAACTATGAAGCCCTCAACGCCCGTGGCGTGGTGTATTATGAGTTAAAAGAATACCAAAATGCCTTGCTTGATTATGACCAAGCCCTCAAATTAAAACCCGATTATTACCGGCCGTATTACAACAGGGCATTGTTGAAAGTAGCCCAAAATGACGGCGACGGTGCCTTGAAGGATTACGCCGAAGCAGTTCGGCTCGACCCAAAAAATGCCGAGATATTTGTAAACAGAGGCCAATTGTTAGCTGCTTTAGCGCAGCCAGACGCCGCGCTTCGGGACTTTGAGCAGGCCACCGTTCTTGATTCAACCAATGCTTTGGCGTGGTACAATCGTGGCAACGTTTTATTCCAACGGGAAGAGTTTAAGGGTGCTATTGAAAACTTTGAAAAAGCGGTCAGATCCGATGCCAAGTTCGGCAAAGCGTTTCACGCGTTGGGAGTTGCGCAAATTTTAGAGAATCAAAAAGAAGTTGGATGCCTCAATCTCAAGCAGGCCGAGCGGTTAAAATATCCAGCGGCGAAAGCCTCCATCGAACAATATTGCAAATAA